The window CAATCGACTGATAGTTGGGGACGTTCACGATGACGTGTTCGCCCGGTTCGACGAACAGCTGCATGGCCCAGAAGAGCGCCTCACCTGCACCGGCGAATCCGAGCACTTTCGAGGAGGTGAGGGACTCGTAGGAGCCAGCGATGGCAGCTCGCAACGGCTCTGTCCCCCAGGTTGGGGTGTATCCGAGGTGCAGGTTCTCGTACGCCTCGTGGTCTTCATCCGTACCGAGTGCCAACAGCTCCGCGACCGTCATCGATTCGGCGTCTGAGGCCGTCAGGTGATGTCGGGCCGTGAACTCCCACGTACTGAAGTACGTCTCCAGCTTGAAGTCAGGAAGTTCGAGGCGTCCGGTCATCGGACCATCATGGCGCGGATCGTGTTGCCCGACGTAGGTCAGTTCCACTCCTCACGACAGTGCACCTACAATCTGGCGAGACTCTGGGTGAGAAGGGCAACTCCGTGAATTTTGACTTCGACGAGATCATCG is drawn from Rhodothermales bacterium and contains these coding sequences:
- a CDS encoding aminotransferase; its protein translation is MTGRLELPDFKLETYFSTWEFTARHHLTASDAESMTVAELLALGTDEDHEAYENLHLGYTPTWGTEPLRAAIAGSYESLTSSKVLGFAGAGEALFWAMQLFVEPGEHVIVNVPNYQSI